The following coding sequences lie in one Alosa sapidissima isolate fAloSap1 chromosome 15, fAloSap1.pri, whole genome shotgun sequence genomic window:
- the LOC121684548 gene encoding extracellular calcium-sensing receptor-like: MVTCDRFDSRAFRWTQVMIFAINEINNDDTLLPNISLGYKIFDSCSSPTNTLRAALSLLSETDGIKSRPTAQCQPPIRALIADAGSSQSVALAGTFGPFNLPMVSYFSTCACLSDKSKYPTFFRTIPSDYHQAKVLAFLVKKFGWEWIGTLQSDNDYGRNGLSAFITEVKTLGVCIAFTGTVGRTYPQSKILKVVHMIKMSNVRVILAFTPEGDLYPVMKEMVRQNITGIQWIASEAWITASQPSIPEYFKSFGGTIGVSVRKMAIPKLRNFLTNISPYSTPGAAFIGSFWENLVGCRPFHHLSTASSSPVCRGDEVPDFTSVFFNVTQLRVSYNVYKAVYAIAHGIHELIFCNQSSPPEKCLNVSQISPKLVTAQLRKVKFVDEFGETVFFDNNGDFPPSYDIINWQLKHGEVKHVTLGYFSTSANAAYELFIQEENIIWSTGNVVPKAVCSEVCPVGTRRAPIKGRPSCCFDCVPCADGTITNHSGALDCTPCPEEYWSNEERSSCLLKYIEVLSFKDTLGIILTAVSLFGASLTLATTVIFLVFRHTPLVRANNAELSALLLLSLLLCFLCPLTFIAEPTAWSCMLRHTAFGVTFALCISCVLGKTLVVITAFRATLPGATKFGPVQQRIIVYSCTGIQVLICILWLSIAPPYPQIRHNNRKIIVECNTGSDTAFYAVLGYIGFLAGICLVVAFLARTLPDNFNEAKFITFSMLVFCAVWITFIPAYVSSPGKYTVAVEIFAILSSAFGLLVCIFAPKCYIIIFQPEKNTKKHIMGKVPKSEH, from the exons ATGGTGACGTGTGACAG ATTTGACAGCCGTGCGTTTCGTTGGACCCAGGTGATGATCTTTGCGATTAATGAAATCAACAATGACGACACTTTACTGCCAAATATCTCTCTAGGCTACAAGATCTTTGACTCATGCTCTTCCCCGACTAACACATTACGTGCCGCTCTTTCACTATTGAGTGAGACAGATGGAATTAAGTCTCGGCCTACAGCTCAATGTCAGCCTCCTATTAGAGCATTAATAGCAGATGCAGGGTCATCTCAGTCTGTAGCTCTTGCTGGAACATTTGGACCTTTTAACCTGCCGATG gtAAGCTACTTCTCAACTTGTGCCTGCCTGAGTGACAAAAGTAAATACCCAACATTTTTCAGAACAATACCGAGTGACTATCACCAAGCAAAGGTTTTGGCTTTTCTGGTGAAAAAATTTGGATGGGAATGGATAGGAACCTTACAATCTGATAATGACTATGGTAGAAATGGACTGTCAGCATTTATTACTGAAGTGAAGACGCTTGGAGTTTGCATTGCATTTACTGGCACTGTTGGTCGAACTTACCCTCAGAGTAAAATACTTAAGGTTGTTCATATGATCAAAATGTCAAATGTACGAGTTATTCTTGCCTTCACCCCTGAGGGGGATCTTTATCCAGTAATGAAGGAGATGGTGAGACAAAACATAACTGGAATACAGTGGATTGCAAGTGAAGCCTGGATAACAGCATCTCAGCCATCCATTCCTGAATATTTTAAATCATTTGGAGGCACGATTGGTGTTTCAGTGCGCAAGATGGCGATTCCAAAACTACGAAACTTCCTTACTAACATCAGTCCCTATTCTACTCCAGGAGCTGCTTTTATTGGTAGTTTTTGGGAAAATCTTGTGGGTTGTAGGCCATTTCACCATCTCAGTACAGCATCTAGTAGCCCTGTCTGCAGAGGAGATGAGGTTCCTGATTTTACAAGTGTTTTCTTCAATGTCACACAACTGAGAGTGTCCTACAATGTTTACAAGGCGGTGTATGCTATTGCACATGGCATACATGAGTTGATATTTTGCAATCAAAGTTCTCCTCCAGAGAAGTGTTTGAACGTGTCACAGATCAGTCCAAAGCTG GTCACCGCTCAACTTAGAAAAGTAAAGTTTGTAGATGAATTTGGAGAGACTGTGTTTTTTGATAACAACGGTGATTTTCCTCCTTCTTACGACATAATCAACTGGCAGCTGAAACACGGAGAGGTCAAGCATGTGACCCTGGGATATTTCAGCACGTCTGCTAATGCAGCTTATGAGCTTTTCATACAGGAGGAGAACATAATATGGAGTACAGGGAATGTG GTTCCAAAAGCTGTGTGCTCAGAGGTATGTCCTGTTGGCACAAGAAGAGCACCCATTAAAGGAAGGCCCAGCTGCTGTTTTGACTGTGTTCCATGTGCTGATGGCACCATCACTAATCATTCAG GAGCATTGGACTGCACCCCCTGTCCTGAGGAGTACTGGTCCAATGAGGAGAGGAGTAGCTGTTTATTAAAATATATTGAGGTCTTGTCCTTTAAGGACACACTGGGAATCATTCTGACAGCCGTGTCTTTATTTGGGGCCTCCCTTACTTTAGCAACCACAGTCATTTTCCTTGTGTTCAGGCACACACCCTTAGTGAGGGCAAATAATGCAGAACTGAGTGCCCTGCTGctgctctccctcctcctctgcttcCTCTGCCCTCTCACCTTTATAGCTGAGCCCACTGCCTGGTCCTGCATGCTGCGCCACACAGCATTTGGCGTGACCTTTGCCCTCTGTATCTCCTGTGTTTTAGGGAAAACATTGGTTGTGATCACAGCTTTCCGTGCCACTTTGCCAGGTGCAACTAAATTTGGGCCTGTGCAACAGAGGATCATTGTATATTCTTGCACTGGGATTCAGGTTCTTATTTGTATACTCTGGCTAAGTATTGCACCACCATATCCCCAAATAAGGCACAACAATAGAAAGATTATTGTGGAATGCAACACAGGGTCAGACACAGCATTTTATGCTGTGTTGGGGTACATAGGCTTTTTAGCAGGTATATGCCTAGTTGTGGCTTTCTTGGCAAGGACATTACCAGATAATTTCAATGAGGCCAAATTCATTACTTTCAGTAT